The genomic interval AGCACTGTTACTGCATCCGGATGTGAACCGGGTTTTTTTCAGACCCTTCATGCCGAGTTCGGAAAACCGAACCATCAAAATTATCGCCCGGGTCATGTCACTCTCCGAGAGCCGGGTCAAAGCGGAATGCGCCCGGGTTCTGGCCGATTTTGAAAAACGTCACAGTAATCTGCGCGCATTTCTGCTCGAGCGCTTTGATGACATCAAAGAGCATCTCATCGCCGATCAGCCGATGTCTGAGGCCCGCAAACTGCTGCTCGGGGCCTATTTCACGCAGGAATATGCGCTGGAGGCCGCCGCCCTTTTCAACCCGTCGATTGTGCCGCACCCCGATCAATCCGGCACGAAAGAAGGCGAACTCCGCTTCATTCTCAGCCTGCGCTCCACCGGCGAGGGTCACATCTCCTCCATCACGTTCCGCACCGGAAGTGTCGATGCTTCCGGCTCCATTCAGATCGATCCGACCGAACGCTTTGTAACCGCCGCCCGGCCGGAGCCGAACCCAACCTATGAAAAGGAACTTTTCCTGCGCAAACTCGGCGAACTGGGACTTCAGTCCCCCTGGGTTAAAGAAGTCACCGCCGAACTGAAGCCGGAATTCACCCTGCTTCAACTTGAAGAACAGCTTCAGGCCCACCTCTCCCGTAACCGCTTTCTCGAATCCAGCCAGAAGGAGGCCGCCACTGCCATCCGTGCACTGGCCCACGCCAACTACGAACTGCGCTTCAATCCGGATCAGCCCATCAGCCAGCGCGCCATCTTCCCCTCCACTCCGGCGGAAAAAAAAGGATTGGAAGACGCCCGTTTCGTCGCCTTCCGGGACGGAGGAAAAACCACCTATTATGCCACCTATACCGCCTACGACGGTCATATGCTGCTTCCGCAGATTCTACAGACCGATGATTTTGTGAACTTCCGGATCAGCACCCTGAACGGTTCCCAGATCCAGAATAAAGGCATGGCACTGTTCCCGCGCAAAATCAACGGCCGCTACGCTATGATTTCACGGCAGGATAACGAAAACCTGTTCCTCATGTATTCGGATCACCCCCATTTCTGGTACGAAAAACAGGCGCTCCTCCGCCCTTCATTCCCCTGGGAATTCATGCAGATCGGAAACTGCGGATCGCCCATTGAAACCGAACAGGGCTGGTTGCTGATCACCCACGGCGTCGGCCCGATGCGCCGTTACACTATCGGGGCCATTCTGCTCGATCTCGACGATCCGTCGAAAGTCATCGGACGCCTTAAAACCCCGCTGCTTTCACCCAATGAACAGGAGCGCGAGGGCTATGTCCCCAACGTCGTCTACAGTTGCGGCGCACTGATTCACAGCGGGCGCCTTATTCTGCCCTATGCGGTCAGCGATCGCTCCACTACGTTCGCCACGTATGAACTTGATCAGATTTTTGAATCCATGAATACGAATCGTTAAACCAACAGGAGACCGATATGAGAATAGGATTTGTATCCACGTTTCCTCCCATCGAATGCGGAATTGCCACATATACATATGATCTGGAAAACGCGCTGCGCATGCAGAACCACGAAACCTTCATTATCGCCCCGCCCGGCGCAAAGGGCAGCAACGTACACATTGCGCTCTCGACCAACGGGGCAGCACCTTTTGCCGAACAGGCGTTCAACGTGGCCTGCACCCAGACTCCGGACTGCATCCACGTGCAGCACGAATTCGGACTCTACGGAGCTCAACGCGGTGTGGAGATCATCGGATTCCTCACCCGTTGCAGCATAGCCGGCATTCCAACCGTAACCACGTTGCACACGGTAAACAGCGATTTCCCGCATACTGAACGCGAAATCATCCGCCGCATCGCCACCGAAAGCCGGGCCCTCATCGTACACGAACCGGAACAGCGCAGAATCCTGCACCGCTTCGCTCCGGAAGCCGCCGACCGTATTCACGTCATCCCGCATGGCGTACGTAACACCGCCCCCATTGCCCGGGCCAAACAGAAACTCGGGCTCTCCGGAAAAAAAGTGGTGCTGCTCTGTGGCTATTACCGCCCGAGCAAAGGATTTCACCGGGCACTGAACTTCATGCCCGACGTTTTCCGGCAGTTCCCCGACACCCTGCTGGTTCTTGCCGGAAAAACCCGCAATGCCGCCTCCGACCATTATCGACAGGAACTGGTGGAACAGTTCAGACAGGCCGGCTGCTCCAACCGCATCCGTGTCTTCCACGGTCAGTTTCCCCAATACACCTTCGATGCCCTGATTTCCGCCGCCGATGTCGTGGCGATGCCCTACGAACGCGGCGCGCAGAGTGGAATTATGGCCCAGTGCATTGCCATGGAAACACCGGTGGTCGCCTCGGATCTCCCCGCGTTTGTCAACGCCGTCGGAAAAACCGGAGCCGGACTGATTGCCTCTTCAGATGAAGCCTTCAGCCATCAGATTATCCGCCTGCTGAGCGATTCCGCTTTACGGAAGAATACCCTGAAAAACATCCGCCGCTTTAAACAGCGCAATGCCTGGGTAAAGATCGCCCTGCAGCATGAAAGCATTTACACCGGACTGCTGCCGGCCGGCACAGAATACATCTATCTTCCGCCTCCAGATGCCGGAGGTATTCCCGAGAATATCGGGCTCGATACCCCCGATTTCAGT from Verrucomicrobia bacterium S94 carries:
- a CDS encoding glycosidase; translation: MAQPTRKALLLHPDVNRVFFRPFMPSSENRTIKIIARVMSLSESRVKAECARVLADFEKRHSNLRAFLLERFDDIKEHLIADQPMSEARKLLLGAYFTQEYALEAAALFNPSIVPHPDQSGTKEGELRFILSLRSTGEGHISSITFRTGSVDASGSIQIDPTERFVTAARPEPNPTYEKELFLRKLGELGLQSPWVKEVTAELKPEFTLLQLEEQLQAHLSRNRFLESSQKEAATAIRALAHANYELRFNPDQPISQRAIFPSTPAEKKGLEDARFVAFRDGGKTTYYATYTAYDGHMLLPQILQTDDFVNFRISTLNGSQIQNKGMALFPRKINGRYAMISRQDNENLFLMYSDHPHFWYEKQALLRPSFPWEFMQIGNCGSPIETEQGWLLITHGVGPMRRYTIGAILLDLDDPSKVIGRLKTPLLSPNEQEREGYVPNVVYSCGALIHSGRLILPYAVSDRSTTFATYELDQIFESMNTNR
- a CDS encoding glycosyltransferase; protein product: MRIGFVSTFPPIECGIATYTYDLENALRMQNHETFIIAPPGAKGSNVHIALSTNGAAPFAEQAFNVACTQTPDCIHVQHEFGLYGAQRGVEIIGFLTRCSIAGIPTVTTLHTVNSDFPHTEREIIRRIATESRALIVHEPEQRRILHRFAPEAADRIHVIPHGVRNTAPIARAKQKLGLSGKKVVLLCGYYRPSKGFHRALNFMPDVFRQFPDTLLVLAGKTRNAASDHYRQELVEQFRQAGCSNRIRVFHGQFPQYTFDALISAADVVAMPYERGAQSGIMAQCIAMETPVVASDLPAFVNAVGKTGAGLIASSDEAFSHQIIRLLSDSALRKNTLKNIRRFKQRNAWVKIALQHESIYTGLLPAGTEYIYLPPPDAGGIPENIGLDTPDFSPRPSGGTSQRWRTAHD